One segment of Variovorax sp. J2L1-78 DNA contains the following:
- a CDS encoding ArnT family glycosyltransferase has protein sequence MNKLEFLLGQYGALALVVAACWGWGEALLRLLKIDRDPAMRLGAPLAITLGLGISICVLQGLAIAGQLTAFYVGLLIAVGMLLGAWHVLAHKPLLRWPAWRPGWQEMPRSDRWGLAALAAVLLSTLTAPLPPPTQWDELMYHLPHAQQWAVSGRLTVNEWLRYPWFPYDFDLLYAGALLFGNDVLPHLLHALAGWLTAWLIYRLGVQHLDRLTACVAASLWVLLAADEFIRAYVDMGVALFVLVAGASYQAWRSTDDRRWLLPCAFALGLAVGSKYQALTLLPLFAVGLIWRDRRPTTWLLVVGALLVPCIYWYGRNALLTGDPFNPMGGRIFGFTDWNASDHHWQFEDLRRARGWPAWPLWPALVVPFIPALRRSMAVRRALIMGGYMTLTWAASVPYPRYLLSAYPVLVLLSAASSMYLIRLASTAIPALRQRVVVKVAATLLLIYLTLMATAEIVRYWKRISPTPEARAALLTQRVPGYPLWAHLKTHPVGRIYQLGSEDSLYYAPQPIWGEVFGPWRYSDYASLPPAQLHRKLTQEHFDALAIHSERFPGVASQPEFERYFERVWTEGAVKLYKLKPPVAP, from the coding sequence ATGAACAAGCTCGAGTTCCTGCTGGGCCAGTACGGCGCGCTCGCACTGGTCGTGGCCGCATGCTGGGGATGGGGTGAGGCGTTGCTGCGCCTGCTGAAGATCGATCGTGATCCGGCAATGCGCCTGGGCGCGCCGCTGGCCATCACGCTGGGTCTGGGTATCAGCATCTGCGTACTGCAAGGCCTGGCGATCGCCGGGCAACTGACCGCGTTCTACGTCGGCCTCCTGATCGCGGTCGGGATGCTGCTCGGCGCATGGCATGTGCTGGCACACAAACCCCTTCTCCGCTGGCCTGCCTGGCGCCCCGGCTGGCAGGAGATGCCGCGCTCTGATCGCTGGGGCCTGGCCGCGCTTGCAGCCGTCCTGCTGTCGACGCTGACCGCGCCGCTGCCCCCACCCACCCAATGGGATGAGCTGATGTACCACCTGCCGCATGCGCAGCAGTGGGCCGTCAGCGGCCGCCTGACGGTGAACGAATGGCTGCGCTATCCATGGTTCCCATATGACTTTGATCTGTTGTATGCGGGGGCCCTGCTCTTCGGCAACGACGTGCTGCCCCATCTGCTGCATGCATTGGCGGGCTGGCTCACGGCGTGGTTGATCTATCGCCTGGGCGTTCAGCACCTCGACCGTTTGACCGCTTGCGTGGCCGCGTCGTTGTGGGTGCTGTTGGCCGCGGACGAGTTCATCCGAGCCTATGTGGACATGGGCGTCGCGCTGTTCGTGCTGGTCGCCGGCGCGTCCTACCAAGCATGGCGGTCCACCGACGACCGCCGGTGGCTGCTGCCCTGCGCCTTCGCGCTGGGGCTCGCAGTGGGCTCGAAGTACCAGGCGTTGACGCTGCTGCCGTTGTTTGCCGTGGGTCTGATCTGGCGCGATCGACGCCCGACGACGTGGCTGCTCGTTGTCGGTGCCTTGCTCGTCCCGTGCATCTACTGGTATGGCCGGAATGCTTTGCTGACGGGGGATCCGTTCAACCCCATGGGAGGACGAATCTTCGGCTTCACGGACTGGAACGCCTCCGATCACCACTGGCAGTTCGAAGACCTCCGACGCGCGCGAGGCTGGCCTGCCTGGCCCTTGTGGCCGGCGCTTGTGGTGCCTTTCATCCCGGCCCTGCGACGCAGCATGGCCGTGCGCCGCGCGCTGATCATGGGCGGCTACATGACCCTGACCTGGGCGGCCAGCGTGCCCTACCCACGCTACCTCTTGTCTGCCTATCCCGTGCTGGTGCTGCTGTCGGCCGCCAGCAGCATGTACCTGATCCGCCTTGCGTCCACGGCGATTCCCGCTCTGCGCCAACGCGTGGTCGTGAAGGTGGCGGCAACCCTGCTGCTGATCTATCTCACGCTCATGGCCACAGCGGAAATCGTCCGGTATTGGAAGCGGATTTCACCCACGCCCGAGGCACGCGCGGCGTTGCTCACACAGCGCGTCCCCGGCTACCCGCTCTGGGCGCACCTGAAGACGCACCCTGTGGGCCGCATCTACCAACTCGGCAGCGAGGATTCGCTCTACTACGCACCGCAGCCGATCTGGGGCGAAGTCTTCGGGCCCTGGCGCTACTCGGACTATGCGTCGCTACCCCCCGCCCAACTTCACCGGAAGCTGACCCAGGAACACTTCGATGCCCTGGCCATCCATTCGGAGCGATTTCCAGGCGTGGCGTCGCAGCCGGAGTTCGAGCGCTATTTCGAGCGTGTCTGGACCGAGGGCGCCGTGAAGCTCTACAAGCTCAAGCCGCCCGTCGCGCCATGA
- a CDS encoding peptide chain release factor 3, with protein MTFESETRRRRTFAIISHPDAGKTTLTEKLLLFSGAIQIAGSVKARKASRHATSDWMEIEKQRGISVASSVMQMLYRDHVINLLDTPGHKDFSEDTYRVLTAVDSALMVIDAANGVEAQTRRLIEVCRQRDTPIITFVNKMDREVREPLDILDEVERELGMPCVPMTWPVGQGKSFRGIMNLRTQAMTVFESGKERLSDDFETIPLSDRDTLTKRFGADFESAMDSMELATGASPTWDHAAFLAGKQTPVFFGSGVNNFGVMEVLDALVDLAPPPQSRTSTTLVNRQPVVKEILPEDKDFAGVVFKVQANMDANHRDRIAFVRMASGKYTPGMKLKVQRTSKELRPTSVVTFMSQRREAVEEAYAGDIVGFTTHGGVQLGDTITDGANLMFTGLPFFAPELFMTVILKNPLRTKQLQQGLAQLGEEGAIQVFRPEVGGPMLLGAVGQLQFEVVQHRLKAEYDADVRLEGCQYTGARWITADTPAELREFVNAYPARMALDAANTLAYLCTSPYDVRLAQERFPKIHFHPLREHAGLALQSAG; from the coding sequence ATGACCTTCGAATCCGAAACCCGCCGCCGTCGCACCTTCGCGATCATTTCCCACCCCGACGCCGGCAAGACCACGCTCACCGAAAAGCTGCTGCTCTTCTCCGGCGCGATCCAGATCGCCGGCTCGGTGAAGGCGCGCAAGGCCTCGCGCCATGCCACGTCCGACTGGATGGAAATCGAAAAGCAGCGCGGCATCTCGGTGGCCTCGTCGGTCATGCAGATGCTGTACCGCGACCACGTGATCAACCTGCTCGACACGCCCGGTCACAAGGACTTCTCGGAAGACACCTACCGGGTGCTGACCGCCGTCGACTCGGCGCTGATGGTGATCGACGCGGCCAACGGCGTGGAAGCGCAGACCCGCCGGCTGATCGAGGTCTGCCGCCAGCGCGACACGCCCATCATCACCTTCGTCAACAAGATGGACCGCGAGGTGCGCGAGCCGCTCGACATCCTCGACGAGGTGGAGCGCGAGCTCGGCATGCCCTGCGTGCCGATGACTTGGCCGGTCGGCCAGGGCAAGTCGTTCCGCGGGATCATGAACCTGCGCACGCAGGCGATGACGGTGTTCGAGTCCGGCAAGGAGCGCCTGTCGGACGATTTCGAGACCATCCCGCTGAGCGATCGCGACACGCTGACCAAGCGCTTCGGTGCCGACTTCGAATCGGCCATGGACAGCATGGAGCTCGCCACCGGCGCATCGCCCACCTGGGACCATGCGGCCTTCCTCGCCGGCAAGCAGACGCCGGTGTTCTTCGGCTCCGGCGTGAACAACTTCGGCGTGATGGAAGTGCTCGACGCGCTGGTCGACCTGGCGCCGCCACCGCAGTCGCGCACCAGCACGACCCTGGTCAACCGCCAGCCGGTGGTGAAAGAGATCCTGCCCGAGGACAAGGACTTCGCCGGTGTGGTGTTCAAGGTGCAGGCCAACATGGACGCCAACCACCGCGACCGCATCGCCTTCGTGCGCATGGCGTCGGGCAAGTACACGCCGGGCATGAAGCTCAAGGTGCAGCGCACGTCGAAGGAACTGCGCCCCACCAGCGTCGTGACCTTCATGAGCCAGCGCCGCGAAGCGGTCGAGGAAGCCTACGCCGGCGACATCGTCGGTTTCACCACGCACGGCGGCGTGCAATTGGGCGACACCATCACCGACGGCGCCAACCTGATGTTCACCGGCCTGCCCTTCTTCGCGCCAGAACTCTTCATGACGGTGATCCTGAAGAACCCGCTGCGCACCAAGCAGCTGCAGCAGGGCCTGGCCCAGCTCGGCGAAGAAGGCGCGATCCAGGTCTTCCGCCCGGAGGTCGGCGGCCCGATGCTGCTGGGCGCCGTGGGGCAACTCCAGTTCGAAGTCGTGCAACACCGCCTGAAGGCCGAGTACGACGCCGACGTGCGCCTCGAAGGCTGCCAGTACACCGGCGCCCGGTGGATCACCGCCGACACGCCGGCCGAGCTGCGCGAATTCGTCAACGCCTACCCGGCGCGCATGGCGCTCGACGCCGCCAACACGCTGGCCTACCTCTGCACCTCGCCCTATGACGTGCGCCTGGCACAGGAGCGCTTTCCCAAGATCCACTTCCACCCGCTGCGGGAGCATGCGGGGCTGGCGTTGCAGTCGGCGGGCTAG
- the ahcY gene encoding adenosylhomocysteinase, with the protein MSAVLKPTPVATADQAIADLSLAAWGRKEIRIAETEMPGLMAIRQEFAKGQPLKGARITGSLHMTIQTAVLIETLQALGADVRWASCNIFSTQDHAAAAIAAAGTPVFAIKGESLTDYWDYTHSIFDFGPKGSKGEGPNMILDDGGDATLLMHLGQRAEKDQSVLANPTSEEERILYAAIKAKLAVDSTWYTRKSAEIIGVTEETTTGVHRLNEMSAKGTLLFRAINVNDSVTKSKFDNLYGCRESLVDGIKRATDVMIAGKVACVAGYGDVGKGSAQALRALSAQVWVTEIDPINALQAAMEGYKVVTMEYAADKADIFVTTTGNKDVIRHEHMAAMKDQAIVCNIGHFDNEIDVASIEKYEWEEIKPQVDHITFPDGKKIILLAKGRLVNLGCGTGHPSFVMSSSFANQTIAQIELFTKPNAYEAGKVYVLPKHLDEKVARLHLKKVGAMLTELTDAQAAYIGVNKAGPYKADTYRY; encoded by the coding sequence ATGAGCGCTGTTCTCAAGCCCACCCCCGTCGCCACCGCCGACCAAGCCATTGCCGACCTGTCCCTTGCCGCCTGGGGCCGCAAGGAAATTCGCATCGCCGAAACCGAAATGCCCGGCCTGATGGCCATCCGCCAGGAATTCGCCAAGGGCCAACCGCTCAAGGGCGCGCGCATCACCGGTTCGCTGCACATGACGATTCAGACGGCGGTGCTGATCGAAACGCTGCAGGCCCTGGGTGCCGATGTGCGCTGGGCTTCGTGCAACATCTTCTCGACGCAGGACCACGCCGCTGCCGCCATCGCCGCCGCCGGCACGCCGGTGTTTGCAATCAAGGGCGAGTCGCTGACCGACTACTGGGACTACACCCACTCGATCTTCGACTTCGGCCCCAAGGGTTCGAAGGGCGAAGGCCCGAACATGATCCTGGACGACGGCGGCGACGCGACGCTGCTGATGCACCTGGGCCAGCGCGCCGAGAAGGACCAGAGCGTGCTGGCCAACCCGACCAGCGAAGAAGAACGCATTCTCTACGCCGCGATCAAGGCCAAGCTGGCGGTCGATTCGACCTGGTACACCCGCAAGTCGGCCGAGATCATCGGCGTGACCGAAGAGACGACCACCGGCGTGCACCGCCTCAACGAGATGTCGGCCAAGGGCACGCTGCTGTTCCGCGCCATCAACGTCAACGACTCGGTCACCAAGAGCAAGTTCGACAACCTGTATGGCTGCCGTGAATCGCTGGTCGACGGCATCAAGCGCGCCACCGACGTGATGATCGCCGGCAAGGTCGCCTGCGTGGCTGGCTACGGCGACGTGGGCAAGGGCTCGGCCCAGGCCCTGCGCGCACTGAGCGCCCAGGTGTGGGTCACCGAGATCGACCCGATCAACGCGTTGCAGGCCGCCATGGAAGGCTACAAGGTCGTGACGATGGAATACGCCGCCGACAAGGCCGACATCTTCGTGACGACCACCGGCAACAAGGACGTGATCCGCCACGAGCACATGGCTGCCATGAAGGACCAGGCGATCGTCTGCAACATCGGCCACTTCGACAACGAGATCGACGTCGCGTCGATCGAGAAGTACGAGTGGGAAGAGATCAAGCCGCAGGTCGACCACATCACCTTCCCGGACGGCAAGAAGATCATCCTGCTGGCCAAGGGCCGCCTGGTGAACCTGGGCTGCGGCACGGGCCACCCGAGCTTCGTGATGTCGTCGTCGTTCGCCAACCAGACCATCGCGCAGATCGAGCTGTTCACCAAGCCCAACGCGTACGAAGCCGGCAAGGTCTACGTGCTGCCCAAGCACCTCGACGAGAAGGTCGCGCGCCTGCACCTGAAGAAGGTCGGCGCGATGCTGACCGAACTGACGGACGCGCAAGCCGCCTACATCGGCGTGAACAAGGCGGGTCCGTACAAGGCGGACACGTACCGCTACTGA
- a CDS encoding TlyA family RNA methyltransferase codes for MRADQLLVERGLAASRSQAVRLIAGGLRWRDAGSGADWRSVGKNRDDIPESAELELVDAAESRYVSRGGLKLDGALAATGVDPSGRRCLDIGQSTGGFTDCLLQHGAMHVVGIDVGHGQLHDRIRADERVTAIEKVNARALTAEDFPEGEDTAFDLIVGDLSFISLTLVLPAVMPFLASGGDLLMLVKPQFELQPGQVGKGGIVRDEAMYPIVEQRLRDACAALGQRVVRWLDSPLAGGDGNREFFIHAVRDDGPAGAAHATSVEL; via the coding sequence TTGCGTGCCGATCAATTGCTGGTTGAACGCGGCCTGGCGGCCTCGCGGTCGCAAGCCGTCCGCCTCATCGCGGGCGGGCTGCGATGGCGTGACGCCGGCAGCGGCGCCGACTGGCGCAGCGTGGGCAAGAACCGCGACGACATCCCCGAATCGGCCGAGCTCGAACTGGTCGATGCGGCCGAGTCGCGCTATGTGTCGCGCGGCGGGCTGAAGCTCGACGGCGCGCTGGCCGCGACGGGCGTCGACCCGTCGGGCCGCCGCTGCCTCGACATCGGCCAGTCGACCGGCGGCTTCACCGACTGCCTGCTGCAGCACGGTGCCATGCATGTGGTCGGCATCGACGTCGGCCACGGCCAGCTGCACGACCGCATCCGGGCCGACGAGCGGGTGACGGCCATCGAGAAGGTCAATGCACGTGCGCTGACGGCCGAGGATTTTCCCGAGGGCGAGGACACCGCGTTCGATCTGATCGTCGGTGACCTGTCCTTCATCTCGCTCACGCTGGTGCTGCCGGCAGTGATGCCGTTCCTCGCGTCCGGCGGCGACCTGCTGATGCTGGTCAAGCCGCAGTTCGAGCTGCAGCCCGGCCAGGTCGGCAAGGGCGGCATCGTGCGCGACGAGGCGATGTACCCGATCGTCGAGCAACGCCTGCGCGACGCCTGTGCCGCGCTCGGCCAGCGCGTGGTGCGCTGGCTCGACAGCCCGCTCGCCGGGGGCGACGGCAACCGCGAGTTCTTCATCCATGCCGTCCGTGACGACGGCCCTGCCGGAGCTGCCCATGCAACTTCCGTTGAGCTTTGA
- the metF gene encoding methylenetetrahydrofolate reductase [NAD(P)H] — protein MQLPLSFEFFPTKTPEGAVKLRAVRQQLYAMRPEFCSVTYGAGGSTHDGTFAAVREILEEGGDAASHFSCIGATKATVRAQLGELKAMGVKRLVALRGDLPSGYGAGGEFQYASDLVAFIREETGRDFHIEVACYPEVHPQARSPESDLKAFAEKVRAGADSAITQYFFNADAYFRFVDEAQRLGIATPIVPGVMPITSSTQLMRFSDACGAEIPRWVRLRLQSYGDDVASIKAFGLDVVTRLCEQLRDGGAPALHFYTMNQSAATLALLERLGRRA, from the coding sequence ATGCAACTTCCGTTGAGCTTTGAATTCTTTCCGACCAAGACGCCCGAAGGCGCGGTGAAGCTGCGCGCGGTGCGCCAGCAGCTCTACGCGATGCGTCCCGAGTTCTGCTCGGTGACCTATGGTGCCGGCGGGTCCACCCACGACGGCACCTTCGCCGCCGTGCGCGAGATCCTGGAAGAGGGCGGCGATGCCGCCAGCCACTTCTCGTGCATCGGCGCCACCAAGGCCACGGTGCGCGCCCAGCTGGGCGAGCTCAAGGCCATGGGCGTCAAGCGCCTGGTCGCGCTGCGCGGCGACCTGCCCAGCGGCTATGGCGCGGGCGGCGAGTTCCAGTACGCGAGCGACCTGGTGGCCTTCATCCGCGAGGAGACGGGCCGAGACTTCCACATCGAGGTGGCCTGCTACCCCGAGGTGCATCCGCAGGCGCGTTCGCCCGAGTCGGACCTCAAGGCCTTCGCCGAGAAGGTGCGCGCCGGTGCCGATTCGGCCATCACGCAGTACTTCTTCAATGCCGATGCGTACTTCCGCTTTGTCGACGAAGCGCAGCGCCTGGGCATCGCAACGCCGATCGTGCCGGGCGTGATGCCCATCACCAGTTCCACGCAGCTCATGCGCTTCTCCGACGCCTGCGGCGCGGAGATTCCGCGCTGGGTCCGGCTGCGGCTGCAGAGCTACGGCGACGATGTCGCGTCGATCAAGGCCTTCGGCCTCGACGTCGTGACGCGCCTGTGCGAGCAACTGCGCGACGGCGGCGCACCGGCGCTGCACTTCTACACGATGAACCAGTCCGCCGCGACGCTCGCCCTGCTGGAGCGGCTCGGCAGGCGCGCATGA
- a CDS encoding septal ring lytic transglycosylase RlpA family protein, whose translation MTRGGAGGVPWRAGLAALLAGLLVACVAPPSGGEGGPSAPAASGLQPLTRDLSVPAGARPRSAVPSVRYDLASSGQDELGPDDGVPGDDVPRTVYQRGGASWYGIGFHMRKTANGERFDMSSMTAAHRTLPFNTVVCVRSLVNGREVLVRINDRGPFSSGRIIDLSRAAADALDMVSTGIKQVALHVVDQPGMRCNGEVADVTALQPTPDAERAQAKAPAPAVRPKRQVAARRRN comes from the coding sequence ATGACGCGTGGCGGCGCCGGCGGCGTGCCCTGGCGGGCGGGCCTCGCGGCCCTGCTCGCCGGCCTGCTGGTGGCCTGCGTCGCGCCGCCATCGGGCGGCGAAGGTGGGCCGTCGGCGCCTGCCGCGTCCGGCCTGCAGCCGCTGACGCGCGATCTGTCGGTGCCGGCGGGCGCTCGACCCCGGTCGGCCGTGCCCTCGGTGCGTTATGACCTGGCCTCCTCGGGCCAGGACGAACTCGGCCCCGACGATGGCGTGCCGGGCGATGACGTGCCGCGCACCGTCTACCAGCGCGGCGGCGCGTCGTGGTACGGCATCGGCTTCCATATGCGCAAGACCGCGAACGGCGAGCGATTCGACATGAGCTCGATGACCGCAGCGCATCGCACCTTGCCCTTCAACACCGTCGTGTGCGTGCGCAGCCTGGTCAACGGGCGAGAGGTGCTGGTGCGCATCAACGACCGCGGCCCCTTCTCCTCGGGCCGCATCATCGACCTGAGCCGGGCGGCGGCGGATGCGCTGGACATGGTCAGCACCGGTATCAAGCAGGTGGCACTGCACGTGGTCGACCAGCCGGGCATGCGCTGCAACGGCGAGGTGGCCGACGTGACGGCATTGCAGCCCACCCCGGATGCGGAGCGTGCGCAGGCCAAGGCGCCGGCGCCTGCCGTCAGGCCGAAGCGCCAGGTCGCGGCGCGGCGGCGCAACTAG
- a CDS encoding 23S rRNA (adenine(2030)-N(6))-methyltransferase RlmJ, with product MFSYRHAFHAGNHADVLKHTVLIATLEHLLEKDAALTVVDTHAGAGLYRLDGDYADTSGEAAQGILRLLQPPAVAAGTKKAAADAPLAEAIARYLAVIADFNPKGGAKVYPGSPFIVQHLLRDHDRLKLFELHPTDSRTLDANIAQLEAGRQIAVLHEDGFGSATKFLPPPSRRALVLCDPSYELKTDYGRVLDFVGEALKRFATGTYAVWYPIIPRPEAHDLPRRLKTMATKAGKSWLHATLTVKSSKIVTAPTGETRRPGLPASGMFLINPPYTLKAQMAAALPQLVERLGQDRNAAFSLDAGG from the coding sequence ATGTTCAGCTACCGCCACGCCTTCCACGCCGGCAACCACGCCGATGTGCTCAAGCACACGGTGCTGATTGCCACGCTCGAGCATTTGCTCGAAAAAGACGCGGCGCTCACCGTGGTCGACACCCATGCCGGCGCCGGCCTCTACCGGCTCGACGGCGACTACGCCGACACCAGCGGCGAGGCGGCACAGGGCATTCTGCGGCTGCTGCAGCCGCCTGCCGTCGCGGCCGGCACCAAGAAGGCAGCCGCCGACGCGCCCCTGGCCGAGGCCATCGCCCGCTATCTCGCGGTGATCGCCGACTTCAACCCCAAAGGGGGCGCCAAGGTCTACCCCGGTTCGCCCTTCATCGTGCAGCACCTGCTGCGCGACCACGACCGGCTCAAGCTCTTCGAGTTGCACCCGACCGATTCGCGCACGCTCGACGCGAACATCGCGCAACTCGAAGCCGGCCGGCAGATCGCCGTGCTGCACGAAGACGGCTTCGGCAGCGCCACCAAGTTCCTGCCGCCGCCCTCGCGCCGCGCCTTGGTGCTGTGCGACCCGAGCTATGAACTGAAGACCGACTACGGCCGCGTGCTCGACTTCGTCGGCGAGGCGCTCAAGCGCTTCGCCACCGGCACCTACGCCGTCTGGTACCCGATCATTCCGCGGCCCGAGGCGCACGACCTGCCGCGCCGGCTCAAGACGATGGCGACCAAGGCCGGCAAGTCGTGGCTGCATGCCACGCTCACCGTCAAGTCGAGCAAGATCGTGACGGCACCGACCGGCGAGACGCGCCGGCCCGGGCTGCCTGCCAGCGGGATGTTCCTGATCAACCCGCCCTACACGCTGAAGGCGCAGATGGCGGCCGCGCTGCCGCAGTTGGTGGAACGGCTGGGCCAGGACCGCAACGCCGCCTTCTCGCTCGACGCGGGCGGCTGA
- a CDS encoding porin — protein MLRSCLIAIVTAVACPAYAQSSVTLNGLADAFVGSIRMAGAPGRVDQVGSGGLATSWFGMRGVEDLGGGLSATFVLASFMRVDSGETGRFNGDPFFTRDANVGLSGSLGSLRLGRAAAPNFIPTILTNPFGDTSAFSPLVLHANVNNAAWLHRTTPSDTGWGNQVLYTTPRFAGLTATLQYQFGEQLNSTGNDGKKNVGVSVLYFNGPWSATAYYERDQVSNSGASAPLTTVVAGVAVPETKKDWMVGGSYDPGFAKFFVTYGGAKTDIADYDARTTSLGVSVPVGAGAILAAMARTKVEGTYDGSRTTGSVGYDYFLSKRTDLYAVLMQDRITDRSHGNSFGLGMRHRF, from the coding sequence ATGCTTCGCTCTTGCCTCATTGCCATCGTCACTGCCGTCGCTTGCCCTGCTTATGCCCAGTCCTCAGTGACCCTTAACGGGCTGGCCGACGCCTTCGTCGGTTCCATCCGAATGGCGGGTGCGCCGGGGCGCGTCGACCAAGTGGGCAGCGGCGGCCTCGCGACATCGTGGTTTGGCATGCGTGGGGTGGAAGACCTCGGTGGCGGGCTGTCGGCGACCTTCGTGCTGGCCTCGTTCATGCGGGTCGACAGCGGCGAAACCGGTCGTTTCAATGGGGACCCGTTTTTCACGCGTGACGCGAACGTGGGCCTCTCGGGCAGCCTGGGGTCGTTGCGGCTCGGCCGCGCCGCGGCGCCGAATTTCATCCCGACCATCCTGACCAATCCCTTCGGCGATACCTCCGCGTTCTCGCCGCTGGTGTTGCACGCGAACGTGAACAACGCGGCCTGGTTGCACCGCACCACGCCTTCGGACACGGGCTGGGGAAACCAGGTGCTCTACACGACCCCCCGGTTCGCCGGCCTGACGGCAACGCTCCAGTATCAGTTCGGCGAACAGCTCAACAGCACGGGCAACGACGGCAAGAAGAATGTCGGTGTGAGCGTTCTCTATTTCAACGGCCCGTGGTCGGCGACGGCCTACTACGAGCGCGATCAGGTGTCGAACTCGGGCGCTTCGGCGCCGCTGACGACCGTTGTGGCGGGTGTGGCCGTGCCGGAGACCAAGAAGGACTGGATGGTCGGCGGTTCGTACGACCCCGGTTTCGCCAAGTTCTTCGTCACCTACGGCGGCGCCAAGACCGATATCGCCGATTACGATGCCAGGACGACGTCGCTGGGCGTGTCGGTGCCCGTGGGCGCCGGCGCCATTCTGGCGGCCATGGCCCGTACCAAGGTGGAAGGCACCTACGACGGCAGTCGCACGACGGGCAGCGTTGGCTACGACTACTTCCTGTCCAAGCGCACCGACCTGTACGCGGTGCTCATGCAGGACCGGATCACGGACCGGAGCCACGGCAACAGCTTCGGCCTGGGCATGCGCCATCGCTTTTGA
- the rplM gene encoding 50S ribosomal protein L13, producing MKTFSAKPADVTHEWFVIDATDKVLGRVASEVALRLRGKHKAIYTPHVDTGDFIVIINAAQLRVTGAKSIDKVYYRHSGYPGGISATNFRDMQSKFPGRALEKAVKGMLPKGPLGYAMIKKLKVYGGAEHPHTAQQPKVLEL from the coding sequence ATGAAAACGTTCAGCGCAAAACCCGCTGACGTGACGCACGAGTGGTTTGTGATTGACGCGACCGACAAGGTCCTCGGACGAGTAGCCAGCGAAGTTGCTCTCCGTTTGCGCGGCAAACACAAGGCCATTTACACGCCTCACGTCGATACCGGTGACTTCATCGTCATCATCAACGCAGCCCAGCTGCGCGTCACCGGAGCCAAGTCGATCGACAAGGTGTACTACCGTCACTCGGGTTACCCGGGCGGCATCAGTGCCACCAACTTCCGCGACATGCAATCCAAGTTCCCGGGCCGTGCCCTGGAAAAGGCCGTCAAGGGCATGCTGCCCAAGGGCCCGCTCGGCTACGCGATGATCAAGAAACTCAAGGTCTACGGTGGCGCCGAGCACCCGCATACCGCCCAACAGCCCAAAGTGCTGGAACTGTAA
- the rpsI gene encoding 30S ribosomal protein S9 translates to MIGEWNNGTGRRKSSVARVFMKKGTGKITVNGKDIQAYFGRETSIMIAKQPLFLTNNVEAFDIMINVAGGGESGQAGAARHGITRALIDYDATLKPVLSQAGFVTRDAREVERKKVGLHSARRRKQFSKR, encoded by the coding sequence ATGATTGGTGAATGGAACAATGGAACCGGCCGTCGCAAATCCAGCGTCGCCCGTGTGTTCATGAAAAAGGGCACCGGCAAGATCACGGTCAATGGCAAGGACATCCAGGCCTATTTCGGCCGTGAAACGTCCATCATGATCGCCAAGCAACCGCTGTTCTTGACGAACAACGTCGAAGCTTTCGACATCATGATCAACGTGGCCGGTGGCGGCGAATCGGGTCAAGCCGGCGCCGCGCGCCACGGCATCACCCGCGCCCTGATCGACTACGACGCGACGCTCAAGCCGGTGCTGAGCCAGGCCGGCTTCGTGACGCGCGATGCGCGTGAAGTCGAGCGTAAGAAGGTCGGTCTGCACTCCGCACGCCGCCGCAAGCAATTCTCCAAGCGCTGA
- the erpA gene encoding iron-sulfur cluster insertion protein ErpA: MSAVAETIQTPTQMPEPIVFTDSAAAKVADLIAEEGNPELKLRVFVQGGGCSGFQYGFTFDEITNEDDTTMTKNGVSLLIDAMSYQYLVGAEIDYKEDLQGAQFVIKNPNATSTCGCGSSFSA; encoded by the coding sequence ATGAGCGCTGTTGCCGAAACCATCCAGACCCCGACCCAGATGCCCGAGCCGATTGTCTTCACCGACAGCGCGGCCGCCAAGGTGGCCGACCTGATCGCCGAAGAGGGCAACCCCGAGCTTAAGCTGCGGGTGTTCGTGCAGGGAGGTGGCTGCTCCGGCTTCCAGTACGGCTTCACCTTCGACGAGATCACCAACGAGGACGACACGACCATGACCAAGAACGGCGTGTCGCTGCTGATCGATGCCATGAGCTACCAGTACCTGGTCGGCGCGGAGATCGACTACAAGGAAGACCTCCAGGGCGCCCAGTTCGTGATCAAGAACCCCAATGCCACCAGCACCTGCGGCTGCGGTTCGAGCTTCTCGGCCTGA